Genomic DNA from Desulfuromonas sp. TF:
CCACGTCCCGCGCTCCGGAGAGGTCGACCTGGGTAATCTCCGGGTTCTGCAGCAGGCGGTCGCGCACCTGCTCCACCGTCTCGCGCAGCACCGTTTCCGAAACGTTGCCGTAGATCTGCAGGTTGAGGACCTCCCGTCGGCGGGTGAGGAGGGAGACCTGCGGCTCTTCGGCATCGTCGGGAAAGGTGGTGATCCGGTCGATCTCCTGCTTGATATCCTGGTAAGCTTTCTGCTGGTCGGCGTCGGCGAGCAGCTCGGCCCGGACGCTCCCGCGCCCCTCGGCGGCGTTGGCGGTCAGTTCCTTGATCCCCTCCAGGCCGCGGACCGCTTCCTCCACGACCAGGATGATCCCCTTTTCCACCTCTTCGGGGCTGGCGCCGGGATAGGCGACGCTGACCGTCACCATGTCGAGTTCGAATTCGGGAAAGACTTCCTTCTTGATCCGGGAGGTCATGAAGAGGCCTCCCAGCAGCAGAAAGATCATAAGCAGGTTGGGAGTAACCCGGTTTCGGACCATCCAGGCGAGTGGCCCCCTCTGCCAGGCTTCGAGGCGGGTTGATTTCATCGCTGCACGTCCTTTTCCGGAGCCACCGATGCGCTGCGCCCAACGGAAGAGGCGTCCCCGGGGCTCTCCTCCAGGCGCAGGGCCATTCCCGGCACCGGCCCCGGAAGGGGGGAAACCACCAGGCGTTCGCCGGCTTCGATCCCCCCGGTCACCAGCACCTGCTCCCGGCCTCGGAAGGCGATCTCGATTTTGCGGACGTCCAGGCGGTTTTCGTCATCCATGACCCACAGGGTGTCGCCGTCGCGAAGCACGTCCCGTTCGATGGCCGTGGCCGAGGGGAGCTCCTGTCCCTCGATCTCCACCTGTAAGTAGGAGTCGATGAGCATTCGCGGAGCGCCGGCGTTCTCCTGCAGGAGGGCAAGGGGATCGGCAACCTCCACCAGCAGGCGCGCCATACGCCCCTGCTCCTCCAGACCCGCCGAGAGGCGGATCACCTTCCCGGTTCGCCAGGCGCCTTCGCCCCACGCCGCCCGGTCGTAGATACGGACCCTGGAACCCGCTTCATTTTCCGAGTTGGGAATCCGAATCCAGCGAAGCTGGCTCACCGGCACGGAAACCTCCACCCAGTAGGAATCCGTGCCGATCAGGGTGGTCAGGGCCGTACCTTCGCTCACGCGGGTGCCGATGTTGATCTCGCGGGTCTGAACCACGGCGTTGAAAGGGGCGGCTATCTCCGTGCGCCTGAGATTGATCCTGGCCTGTTCGAGCCGGGCCTGCGACGCCTCGAGAGCCGCACGCAGGTTGTCGAGCTGGGGCCGGCGCAGCATCAGGGAGGTTTCCTCCTCGCTGACCGTCTCGCCGAGCAGCTCGTATTCCTTCTGTGCCACCAGTTGATTTCCCTGTTCGATCTGAAGCTCCGATTCGGCCCTGGCAACTTCGCTGGCCAGCTGGCGGACCGCCAGGCGGTAGTCGGTGGGATCGATCCTGAGAAGGGTTTCACCCTTTCGGAAATGCCCTCCCGGCAGGAAATTGCCGGACATTTCGATGATCTCCCCGCTTACCTGGGGCCTGAGGCTCACCTCCCGGCTCGGCTTGACCGTCCCCATGGCGGACACGATGGACTTCTGCGGGGCGAATTCGATGGTCCGGACCTCGACCAGGGCGGCATTGCGCGTCTTTGGCTTCGGTCGTGCCTGGGGACTTGTCTCCATCAGCCAGAGGCTCAGAGCCACGCTGACGGCCAGCACGGCGAGCGGCAGAATGATCCGAAGCGCCAGCGCGGGGCGGCGTCGGGTCCGGCGGTCTGCGGTTCGTTTGTCGGAATCAGGTTGCTGCGACATGTTTATTCACCTTGTGCAACTTCTTATCACACGGAAAATGAAACGAGGTTCCCCTCTCTCTGTGGGAGAGGGTGCCCGAAGGGCGGGTGAGGGCTGCTTTTTGGGTGCGGTTCCCCCTCACCCTGGCCCTCTCCCTCAGGGAGAGGGAACAAATCTCTACGGGAATGTCCTACCCCGCTGCAACTTCGGCATTCGACCGCTTCATCTCCCATCCGCCGCCGAGGGCCCGGTAGAGATCGATACGGAACTCGAAGAGCTCGCGCAGGGCGGTGAGGCGGGTGCGCTGGAGGCGCTGGTAGGAGAGGAGGGCGTCCAGCACCCGCTGGTAATCGACGGCGCCGTTCAGGTAGCGGTCGCGCACCCTTTCGATGGCCCGCTTGGCCAACTCCAGCTGCTGATCGAGGCTGGCGATGTAAACCTTCTGCCACTGCTCCCGGGAGAGGGCGTCTTCGACTTCGCCGAGGGAATCGAGCACGGTCTGGCCGTAAGTGTGCAGCGCTTCGGCGGCCACGGCTCGGGTCCGCTCGACCTCCGCCCGGCGCCGGCCGCCGTCGACGATGGGGCCGACCAGATTGGCCGCCAGCGAGGCCAGCCAGTTATCGAAGAGGTCCCGCACCTCTCCCCCCGAGGTGTCCAGGCCGGCGGCCAGGCTCAGCCGGGGAAAGCGGTCGGCGATCGCCGCGGCCACCCGGTGGTCGGCGGCCTGCAGGGAGTACCAGGCGCCGCGGACGTCGGGACGGCTGCGGACCAGTTCCGCCGGCAGACCCGTTTCAGGCAGGGGAGGGAACTTTCCGAATTCCACTTCGGCCGGCGCCACCTTTCGCAGGGGCGGCGCGCCCAGGAGAATCGCCAACTGATGCTCCAGCACTTCGGCACGGCCTTCGACCAGGGCGATTTCACCGCGGTTCGATTCGACGAGCTGCCGCTGCTGAAGGACGTCGGCAATGCCGGCCCGGCCGGTACGGAACCGGAGGGTGATCAGCTCCAGAACCTTGTCGTTGATGTCGAGCTGTTCCTGCAGCAGGCGGATCTGGCCGTACTGTTCGATCAGCTGGTACCAGGTCGCGGCCACCTGGGACGACAGCGTAAGGGCTGCCGTCTGGAGGTCTTCGGCGCTGGCGCGGGCGTCGAGGTCGGCGGCGTCGCGGCTGGAGCGGATGCGCCCCCACAGGTCCGCTTCGTAGCCGGCCGCGACACCCAGACTGTAGTTCTCCCGCGTGCCGGTCAGCCCGTCTTCCCGGCCGCGGGTCTCGGCCACGCGGGCTTCGGCGTCCAGAGAGGGATAAAGATCGGCTCCGGCCCGGCGGGCAGCGGCCCGCGCCTGCTCCAGCCGGTCCCAGGCGCTCTGCAGGCTCAGATTGCCTTCCAGCGCCCGGTCGATGAGCCCGGCGAGGGTGTCGTCGGCGAAGGCCTGCCACCAGCGCTCCGGCAGCGGCGCTGCGCCGGAGATTGAAAAGGGCATTGAAGCGTCGACCGGCGCGGGACGATCGGGGAGCGCCGGTGCGCAGGCCGCCATCAGCACCGAGGCTGCGGCCAGTATCAGAATCTTGCCCTTCATGTCGGTCCTTCTTGTCGCCATTCGATTTGATCCGGGACCCCGCTTGAGATGCTATTCATCTTACTAGCACGAATGCGGTCAGGAATTCCACAGGAACCATCCACCCCTTTTGCATTTCCATATTTCTTGCATATTTCCGGGCTCTCAGGGGAAAACGCACAGAGGAGGGAAGGTCGATTCCGGACTCCGCCTGGAACAATATTCTTGCGGGGCCGGGCCGTCACTGATACCATACCGCCCTTGACGGCACACAAGTTCACGGCACCCGGATACGGGATGATGGCTTTTCGCTCAGGAGACGCAACAGATGAAGATGGCAGTCTGGTTTTCGGGATACAAAAAATTTCTCCTCGTCTTGATGGGACTGGCCCTTCTGGGCGCCTGCGGCAGCGAGACCGACGAGGATCTTACGACGCCGGCGCTCACCATGGATGCGATCGACCCCTCGACGTTCGACAAGGAGAAAACCCTCTCCGGTACGATCGAGGCCGGCGCCGGGCTCGATGTTTTCGTCAGCAGCAGCGCAAAGGTTGGGGAGATCAATATCGAGGATGGGACATGGAGCTGCACGATCAGCGATCTGGCGGTGGGGAACAACCTGGTTACCGTCAGCGCCGACGACAGCCAGGGCAACACCAGCTCGCTGCAGTTCCTGCTGCTCTACGAAGTTATCAAGATCGACCAGGCCGACACAACCACCGCGCAGCCCACCTCGACGGTTCACGGCCGCCTGGCTCCCGGCGCGAGCATCACCTCGGTCACCCTCAACGGGGACCCGGTGCCATCGCCGGTACCAGAAAACGATGCCTTCAGTCTGTTCCTCGTGGGTCTTGTCCCGGGCAACAATGCGGTAAAGATCACCGCTCAGGACACCGAGACCGACACCCAGACAATCTCCTTCACCATTGTCAGCGATGAAAATGCGGTTTCCCTGGCCATCGACAAACCTGTTATCCCCATCGAGGAGCACAGCCTGGTTTTGACGGGAACAGTGGGTGAGGGCGGGGAGGTCGCCGTTTCGGTGGAGCCTCAGGCGACCGTGGGGACTGTTGCATACCCAACGACAACCTCCTGGCAGGTCACCATTGACGATCTGGAGGAACGAGACAATATTATTACCGTAACCGCTGCGCAGGCAGAGAAAACGACCGCATCGGCCTGGACTCGGGTGGTTG
This window encodes:
- a CDS encoding efflux RND transporter periplasmic adaptor subunit → MSQQPDSDKRTADRRTRRRPALALRIILPLAVLAVSVALSLWLMETSPQARPKPKTRNAALVEVRTIEFAPQKSIVSAMGTVKPSREVSLRPQVSGEIIEMSGNFLPGGHFRKGETLLRIDPTDYRLAVRQLASEVARAESELQIEQGNQLVAQKEYELLGETVSEEETSLMLRRPQLDNLRAALEASQARLEQARINLRRTEIAAPFNAVVQTREINIGTRVSEGTALTTLIGTDSYWVEVSVPVSQLRWIRIPNSENEAGSRVRIYDRAAWGEGAWRTGKVIRLSAGLEEQGRMARLLVEVADPLALLQENAGAPRMLIDSYLQVEIEGQELPSATAIERDVLRDGDTLWVMDDENRLDVRKIEIAFRGREQVLVTGGIEAGERLVVSPLPGPVPGMALRLEESPGDASSVGRSASVAPEKDVQR
- a CDS encoding efflux transporter outer membrane subunit, whose protein sequence is MKGKILILAAASVLMAACAPALPDRPAPVDASMPFSISGAAPLPERWWQAFADDTLAGLIDRALEGNLSLQSAWDRLEQARAAARRAGADLYPSLDAEARVAETRGREDGLTGTRENYSLGVAAGYEADLWGRIRSSRDAADLDARASAEDLQTAALTLSSQVAATWYQLIEQYGQIRLLQEQLDINDKVLELITLRFRTGRAGIADVLQQRQLVESNRGEIALVEGRAEVLEHQLAILLGAPPLRKVAPAEVEFGKFPPLPETGLPAELVRSRPDVRGAWYSLQAADHRVAAAIADRFPRLSLAAGLDTSGGEVRDLFDNWLASLAANLVGPIVDGGRRRAEVERTRAVAAEALHTYGQTVLDSLGEVEDALSREQWQKVYIASLDQQLELAKRAIERVRDRYLNGAVDYQRVLDALLSYQRLQRTRLTALRELFEFRIDLYRALGGGWEMKRSNAEVAAG
- a CDS encoding Ig-like domain-containing protein; this translates as MKMAVWFSGYKKFLLVLMGLALLGACGSETDEDLTTPALTMDAIDPSTFDKEKTLSGTIEAGAGLDVFVSSSAKVGEINIEDGTWSCTISDLAVGNNLVTVSADDSQGNTSSLQFLLLYEVIKIDQADTTTAQPTSTVHGRLAPGASITSVTLNGDPVPSPVPENDAFSLFLVGLVPGNNAVKITAQDTETDTQTISFTIVSDENAVSLAIDKPVIPIEEHSLVLTGTVGEGGEVAVSVEPQATVGTVAYPTTTSWQVTIDDLEERDNIITVTAAQAEKTTASAWTRVVVADPTPTVLTTEPANLAENVLPDTVLKATFSEAVVASSVNAATFLLANAGGAVAGEVAYSAADTSATFTPAAPLAPGPYTATISGIKDPNGNLINHPWNFTVVVQ